Proteins encoded by one window of Acuticoccus sp. MNP-M23:
- a CDS encoding helix-turn-helix transcriptional regulator, whose product MAVKVSSLNARRALEALGANIKTARLKRRISVKGFAERIGVSERTVIRLEKGDDGVSIGTLAMACLVLGEIDRISDFLDPGSDDTGLLLDREALPKRIDRKRGARPTGSAKGETTLPDSDDDDDEGVGF is encoded by the coding sequence ATGGCAGTTAAGGTAAGCTCCCTCAATGCGCGCCGAGCCTTGGAGGCGCTGGGAGCCAACATCAAGACGGCTCGTTTGAAGCGTCGGATCTCCGTGAAGGGGTTCGCCGAACGGATCGGTGTGTCCGAGAGAACCGTCATCCGACTGGAAAAGGGCGATGACGGCGTCAGCATCGGCACGCTGGCCATGGCCTGCCTGGTGCTCGGCGAGATCGACCGGATTTCGGACTTCCTCGATCCGGGCTCCGACGATACCGGACTGCTGCTTGACAGGGAGGCGTTGCCGAAGCGGATCGACCGGAAGCGAGGGGCCAGACCCACTGGATCGGCCAAAGGAGAAACCACTCTTCCGGACAGCGATGATGATGATGATGAAGGGGTCGGCTTCTGA
- a CDS encoding type II toxin-antitoxin system HipA family toxin encodes MPEAIVALGEGKRIVGRLRFETDGRRQHSQFEYAAEWLAAPDRFALSPGLPLREGGHFSAGRGDRRSALPGCFSDAAPDSWGRALMTKALGGGLSEFDYLVLSDDRTRQGALRFLGEDMEPLSDLTPPIPRLVELDRLRALAHRFERDPGGAEEEARDLAGVAGSLGGARPKANVEGDGHLWIAKFTSAQDTKPVERVEVATLKLAAKCGLRVAEAKLEMRDSDSPIALIRRFDRRGNTRIPFISARTVLDWDSDEGGFYTDIADVIRQISSKPVDDLHELWRRIVFTILVSNKDDHLKNHGFIYAGGDRWRLSPAFDINPSPSRHRVLETGIMRGGSFEASLDIALEACDFFDLAPADAKKQAFQMAETIANNWKRALRDEGCSAADALSYADAFEHEESKRALAT; translated from the coding sequence ATGCCCGAAGCGATCGTTGCCCTTGGCGAAGGCAAGCGGATCGTCGGGCGGTTGCGGTTTGAGACCGACGGCCGACGCCAGCATTCGCAATTTGAATATGCCGCCGAATGGCTGGCGGCGCCCGATCGCTTCGCGCTCTCTCCCGGCCTCCCTCTTCGTGAGGGTGGCCATTTCAGTGCAGGCCGCGGCGACCGCCGTTCGGCGCTGCCGGGATGTTTTTCCGACGCCGCGCCGGATTCCTGGGGGCGCGCGCTGATGACCAAAGCCCTCGGCGGCGGTCTCAGCGAGTTTGACTATCTGGTGTTGTCCGACGACCGCACCCGACAGGGCGCGTTGCGGTTCCTCGGAGAGGATATGGAACCTCTGTCCGACCTGACGCCGCCGATCCCGCGACTGGTCGAACTGGATCGCCTGCGCGCGCTCGCGCACCGGTTCGAGCGCGATCCCGGCGGCGCGGAGGAAGAAGCCCGCGATCTGGCCGGTGTCGCCGGATCGCTCGGCGGTGCCCGTCCGAAGGCCAACGTCGAGGGCGACGGGCATCTGTGGATCGCCAAGTTCACGTCCGCCCAAGACACCAAGCCGGTCGAACGTGTGGAGGTCGCGACGCTCAAGCTGGCGGCGAAATGCGGCTTGCGGGTTGCCGAAGCAAAACTCGAGATGCGCGATAGCGACAGCCCGATCGCGTTGATCCGACGGTTCGATCGCCGCGGTAATACGCGGATCCCGTTTATTTCGGCGCGGACAGTGCTCGACTGGGACAGCGACGAAGGCGGGTTCTACACGGACATCGCCGACGTGATCCGCCAGATTTCGAGCAAGCCGGTTGACGATTTACATGAACTCTGGCGGCGGATCGTCTTCACGATCCTCGTCTCCAACAAAGACGATCATCTAAAGAACCACGGCTTCATCTATGCTGGCGGAGATCGATGGCGGCTGTCACCGGCCTTCGACATCAACCCCTCGCCGTCACGACACCGAGTGCTGGAGACCGGCATCATGCGAGGGGGCTCGTTCGAAGCGTCCTTAGATATTGCACTGGAGGCATGCGACTTCTTCGACCTTGCGCCCGCCGACGCCAAGAAGCAGGCATTTCAGATGGCCGAGACGATCGCGAACAACTGGAAACGAGCCTTGCGAGATGAAGGCTGCTCTGCAGCGGATGCGCTGAGCTACGCCGACGCTTTCGAGCACGAGGAAAGTAAGCGTGCGTTGGCGACTTGA
- a CDS encoding strawberry notch family protein yields MTEIVPGAALTRAAHQLLPLLEQGRRIDAPALRIAMDAAFGSSDTDGAWDWKTAYDVCEGAAVLFLRKYGKALLRKAGSPAGALPLLDRIASLQPSHTRRSEESEAFQQFSTPISLGFAAATAATITVDDVVLEPSAGTGLLAILAEIAGGRLHLNELAETRGAFLSSLFPALSVTRFDGAQIDDYLDANAVPSVVLMNPPFSVMANVSGRMADAAYRHVTSALARLAPGGRLVTITGANFAPDTPKWRDSFARLQEHGRVVFTAAIDGAVYARHGTTIDTRLTVIDKIAAEDPTAFPASRGIAPDVATLLGWIEADMPPRAPVSLPAISGQRVTPPRSTSAAHRNLGGGSAASSIADPTGEELTYETVDWTPPHSARLTDAIYEEYALQSIRIPGSQAHPTRLVQSAAMASVAPPKPDYRPHLPAELVADGTLSDAQLESVIYAGEAHAQHLAGSWIVDETCDVVTAAAEDADDAVRFRRGWFLGDGTGAGKGRQVAGILLDNWLKGRRRAVWVSKSDKLLEDAQRDWSALGRERLLVTPLSRFRQGTPIRLPQGILFTTYATLRSDERGSKVSRVRQIVDWLGKDFDGVIIFDESHAMQNAAGSKGERGDQAASQHGRAGLRLQHALPDARVVYVSATGATTVHNLAYAQRLGLWGGEDFPFTTRAEFVEAIEDGGVAAMEVLARDLKALGLYQARSLSYEGVEYELVEHQLTDEQRRIYDAYAGAFAIIHNNLDAAMQATNVTGSEGTLNRQAKSAARSAFESAKQRFFNHLITAMKTPSLIRAIDADLEAGHAAVIQIVSTGEALMERRLAEIPTEDWNDVQIDITPREYVLDYLAHSFPVQLYEPFTDSEGNLCSRPVTRDGQPVESREAVARRDRLIEKLASLPPVPGALDQIIHRFGTDMVAEVTGRSSRIVRKPGAGATADRLAVEGRAISANLAETQAFMDDLKRILIFSDAGGTGRSYHADLAAKNQRLRVHYLLEPGWKADAAIQGLGRTNRTNQAQPPLFRPVATDVKAEKRFLSTIARRLDTLGAITRGQRQTGGQGLFRAEDNLESAYARDALRRLYLMIVGGKVEGCPLQTFETSTGLKLVDDTGIKDDLPPITTFLNRLLALTIDLQNILFAHFEQILTARIEGAIASGTYDVGLETLRGEQFTVTDRKVIHTHPATGAETTLLTVAQRERNHPVTLDEALDHLADPRAALLVNERSGRAAVRVPTTSVIDDDGVVERRVRLIRPMESTKVPLAMMGDTHWVETDRETFARIWDTEVTAVPEYIDSTVHIVTGLLLPIWKRLPNESARVYRLQTDDGERIIGRKVSPAWAANAATTGTASLSADDAFAALTEGRTILDLPEGLQLRRARVMGANRIELTGFTDTMRDRLKAYGLFGEIISWKFRLFVPTDASGAAVLARLLERFPVERIAEREAA; encoded by the coding sequence ATGACAGAGATCGTTCCGGGGGCGGCGCTCACCCGCGCCGCCCATCAACTCCTTCCGCTTCTCGAACAAGGCCGCCGCATCGACGCGCCCGCGCTCCGCATCGCGATGGACGCCGCCTTCGGCAGCTCCGACACCGACGGCGCCTGGGACTGGAAGACCGCATATGACGTCTGCGAAGGTGCCGCCGTCCTGTTTCTGCGCAAATACGGAAAGGCACTTCTGCGCAAAGCCGGATCTCCGGCGGGTGCGTTGCCATTGCTCGACAGGATCGCAAGCCTTCAGCCCTCGCACACCCGCCGCTCAGAAGAGAGCGAAGCCTTCCAGCAGTTCTCGACGCCGATCTCCCTGGGCTTCGCCGCGGCGACCGCCGCCACGATCACCGTGGACGACGTCGTGCTGGAACCGTCCGCCGGCACAGGCCTCCTCGCCATTCTCGCCGAGATCGCCGGGGGCCGGCTCCATCTCAACGAACTGGCCGAGACGCGCGGTGCGTTTCTCTCTTCCCTCTTTCCGGCTCTTTCGGTCACACGCTTCGATGGGGCCCAGATCGACGACTATCTGGACGCCAATGCTGTTCCCAGCGTCGTGCTGATGAACCCGCCATTCTCGGTGATGGCCAATGTCTCGGGACGCATGGCCGACGCCGCCTATCGTCATGTCACCTCCGCGCTGGCTCGCCTGGCGCCCGGTGGACGCCTCGTCACCATCACCGGCGCCAATTTCGCACCAGACACCCCAAAGTGGCGGGATTCCTTCGCACGCCTGCAGGAGCACGGACGCGTCGTCTTCACCGCCGCCATCGACGGCGCGGTCTATGCGCGCCATGGCACCACCATCGACACGCGGCTGACGGTGATCGACAAGATCGCCGCCGAAGATCCCACCGCCTTTCCGGCATCGCGGGGCATCGCCCCCGATGTCGCGACACTGCTCGGCTGGATCGAGGCGGACATGCCACCCCGCGCACCGGTTTCCTTGCCGGCGATCTCCGGACAGCGGGTCACCCCACCGCGCTCCACCTCAGCCGCGCACCGCAACCTCGGTGGGGGCAGCGCCGCATCGTCCATTGCCGATCCGACGGGCGAAGAGCTCACCTATGAGACGGTCGACTGGACCCCGCCGCATAGCGCGCGCCTCACCGACGCGATCTACGAGGAATACGCGCTTCAGTCGATCCGTATTCCCGGCTCTCAGGCGCATCCGACGAGGCTCGTCCAATCCGCCGCCATGGCCTCAGTCGCGCCGCCGAAACCGGACTATCGCCCGCATCTGCCGGCGGAGCTCGTGGCCGATGGCACTCTCTCCGACGCCCAGCTCGAAAGCGTGATCTATGCCGGCGAAGCCCATGCCCAGCATCTCGCCGGGTCCTGGATCGTCGATGAGACCTGCGATGTGGTCACCGCCGCGGCGGAAGACGCCGACGACGCTGTCCGCTTCCGGCGTGGCTGGTTTCTTGGTGACGGCACCGGCGCGGGCAAGGGCCGGCAGGTCGCCGGCATCCTGCTCGACAACTGGCTCAAGGGCCGGCGCCGCGCCGTCTGGGTGTCGAAATCCGACAAGCTGCTCGAGGACGCGCAGCGCGACTGGTCAGCCCTCGGTCGGGAACGACTCCTCGTTACGCCGCTTTCGCGTTTTCGCCAGGGCACGCCCATCCGTCTGCCGCAGGGCATCCTATTCACCACCTATGCCACGCTGCGCTCCGACGAGCGCGGATCGAAGGTTTCGCGTGTGCGGCAGATCGTCGATTGGTTGGGAAAGGATTTCGATGGAGTGATCATTTTCGACGAGAGCCACGCGATGCAGAACGCCGCCGGATCGAAGGGCGAGCGCGGCGACCAGGCCGCCTCGCAGCATGGCCGCGCCGGGCTGCGCCTGCAGCACGCGCTCCCCGATGCGCGCGTCGTCTATGTCTCCGCGACCGGCGCCACCACGGTCCACAATCTCGCCTATGCCCAGCGGCTCGGCCTGTGGGGTGGTGAGGATTTCCCCTTCACCACCCGCGCCGAGTTCGTCGAGGCGATCGAGGATGGCGGGGTCGCAGCCATGGAGGTGCTGGCACGCGATCTCAAGGCGCTCGGCCTCTACCAGGCTCGTTCACTCTCCTATGAAGGCGTCGAATACGAGCTGGTCGAGCACCAGCTCACCGACGAGCAGCGGCGCATCTACGACGCCTATGCCGGCGCCTTCGCGATCATTCACAACAATCTCGATGCCGCGATGCAGGCGACCAACGTCACCGGCAGCGAGGGCACCCTCAACCGGCAGGCCAAATCGGCGGCCCGCTCGGCTTTCGAAAGCGCCAAGCAGCGCTTCTTCAATCACCTCATCACGGCGATGAAGACACCGTCGCTGATCCGCGCCATCGACGCCGATCTCGAAGCCGGCCACGCCGCCGTCATTCAGATCGTCTCGACCGGGGAAGCCCTGATGGAACGTCGGCTCGCCGAAATCCCGACCGAGGACTGGAACGACGTCCAGATCGACATCACCCCGCGCGAATATGTGCTCGACTACCTGGCCCATTCCTTCCCTGTGCAGCTCTACGAGCCCTTCACCGACTCCGAGGGCAATCTGTGTTCCCGCCCGGTAACTCGCGATGGCCAGCCCGTCGAAAGCCGCGAAGCCGTCGCAAGGCGCGACAGGCTGATCGAGAAGCTCGCGTCGCTGCCGCCGGTCCCCGGTGCGCTCGATCAGATCATCCATCGCTTCGGCACCGACATGGTCGCCGAAGTCACGGGCCGCTCGAGCCGCATCGTCCGCAAGCCCGGTGCTGGCGCCACCGCTGATCGCCTCGCCGTCGAAGGCCGCGCGATCTCGGCAAACCTCGCCGAAACCCAGGCCTTCATGGACGACCTCAAGCGCATCCTCATCTTCTCGGACGCCGGGGGCACGGGGCGCTCCTACCATGCCGACCTTGCGGCGAAGAACCAGCGCCTGCGCGTCCACTATCTGCTGGAACCGGGCTGGAAGGCGGACGCCGCGATCCAGGGTCTGGGACGGACCAACCGCACAAACCAGGCGCAACCGCCGCTGTTCCGGCCGGTCGCAACCGACGTGAAGGCGGAAAAGCGCTTCCTCTCCACCATCGCCCGCCGCCTCGACACGCTCGGCGCGATCACCCGCGGTCAGCGCCAGACCGGCGGACAGGGCCTGTTCCGCGCCGAGGACAATCTCGAAAGCGCCTATGCGCGCGATGCGCTGCGCCGGCTCTATCTGATGATCGTCGGCGGCAAGGTCGAAGGTTGCCCGCTCCAGACTTTCGAGACCTCGACCGGTCTGAAGCTCGTGGACGATACCGGTATCAAGGACGACCTGCCGCCGATCACCACCTTCCTCAACCGGCTTCTGGCGCTCACCATCGATCTGCAGAACATCCTGTTTGCGCATTTCGAGCAGATCCTCACCGCCCGGATCGAGGGTGCCATCGCCAGTGGCACCTATGATGTCGGGCTGGAAACGCTGCGGGGCGAGCAGTTCACGGTCACCGACCGGAAGGTGATCCATACGCATCCCGCCACCGGCGCGGAGACCACGCTGCTCACCGTCGCGCAGCGGGAGCGCAATCATCCCGTCACGCTTGACGAGGCGCTCGACCATCTCGCCGATCCACGTGCCGCCCTGCTGGTCAACGAGCGATCGGGCCGGGCCGCCGTGCGCGTTCCGACCACCAGCGTGATCGACGACGACGGCGTCGTCGAACGCCGGGTGCGCCTGATCCGGCCGATGGAATCCACCAAGGTGCCCCTCGCAATGATGGGCGACACGCACTGGGTCGAAACCGACCGCGAGACGTTTGCGCGCATCTGGGACACCGAAGTGACAGCGGTCCCGGAATATATCGACAGCACCGTTCATATCGTTACCGGACTGTTGCTGCCGATCTGGAAACGCTTGCCCAATGAATCGGCGCGGGTCTACCGGCTCCAGACCGACGACGGCGAGCGGATCATCGGCCGCAAGGTTTCTCCGGCCTGGGCCGCGAACGCGGCGACCACAGGCACCGCCAGCCTTTCGGCGGACGACGCCTTCGCCGCGCTGACCGAGGGTCGCACGATCCTCGATCTCCCCGAGGGCCTTCAACTTCGCCGCGCCCGCGTCATGGGCGCGAACCGCATCGAGCTCACCGGCTTCACCGACACCATGCGCGACCGCCTCAAGGCCTATGGCCTGTTCGGCGAGATTATCTCGTGGAAGTTCCGACTGTTCGTCCCGACCGACGCGTCCGGCGCCGCCGTCCTCGCCAGGCTGCTGGAGCGGTTTCCGGTCGAGCGCATCGCCGAGCGGGAGGCTGCATGA
- a CDS encoding DUF2958 domain-containing protein: MILLTDDLRDRLLANGRQRDIDHVPLVKLFSPVGAATWLITEMEADGDTLFGLADLGFGCPEIGSCSLAELTSVRLPFGLGIERDILFQATLPISVYTEAARRAGHIVERGDLLEQAAAAMQSRR; the protein is encoded by the coding sequence ATGATCCTATTGACCGACGATCTGCGCGATCGGCTGCTCGCCAACGGGCGGCAACGCGATATCGATCATGTGCCCCTGGTGAAACTCTTCAGTCCGGTCGGCGCGGCCACCTGGCTTATCACCGAGATGGAGGCGGACGGCGACACGCTGTTCGGCCTTGCCGATCTCGGTTTCGGATGCCCGGAGATCGGCTCCTGCAGCCTTGCCGAACTCACCTCGGTGCGCCTGCCTTTCGGTCTCGGGATCGAACGCGACATCCTGTTTCAGGCCACATTGCCGATCTCGGTCTATACCGAGGCAGCGCGCCGGGCTGGCCACATTGTCGAACGCGGAGATCTCCTGGAGCAAGCTGCGGCCGCAATGCAGTCGCGGCGGTGA
- a CDS encoding DUF6088 family protein has product MQRLTEQILAHAKRLPEGEAISAKGLLHLGKRAAVDQALSRLAERGHLIRAGRGVYFRPVEGRFGTRTPSVEQAVEALGRQRGEVIVSAGAAAANTLGLTTQVPVRSIFLTSGRSRNMKLGKQIVELRHAPRWQLALADRPAGVAVRALAWLGPEQAEPALKKLKRTLPPTTFEELVSAAPQFPTWLAQSVGKVAYGSNVP; this is encoded by the coding sequence GTGCAAAGACTCACCGAACAGATTCTGGCCCATGCGAAGAGATTGCCCGAAGGGGAAGCTATCTCTGCCAAAGGCTTGCTCCATCTCGGAAAACGGGCTGCGGTGGATCAGGCCTTGTCGCGTCTTGCCGAGCGAGGACACCTGATCCGGGCCGGTCGCGGCGTCTACTTTCGTCCCGTCGAGGGGCGGTTCGGCACACGCACACCCTCGGTAGAACAGGCGGTCGAGGCGCTCGGCAGGCAGCGCGGTGAAGTGATCGTGTCTGCCGGTGCGGCGGCGGCAAACACACTCGGTTTGACCACACAGGTGCCGGTTCGCTCGATCTTCCTGACATCGGGCCGCAGCCGCAATATGAAGCTGGGCAAACAGATCGTCGAACTCCGGCACGCGCCGCGGTGGCAACTGGCGCTTGCCGACAGGCCGGCCGGTGTGGCAGTTCGCGCTCTTGCGTGGCTCGGTCCGGAACAGGCGGAACCGGCGCTTAAGAAATTGAAGCGAACGCTGCCACCGACCACGTTCGAAGAACTGGTGTCGGCGGCTCCGCAGTTTCCCACCTGGCTCGCGCAAAGCGTGGGCAAGGTCGCTTATGGCTCAAACGTTCCTTGA
- a CDS encoding ParB/RepB/Spo0J family partition protein — protein MATAAKKITLSASRDIPFNKLVLSQSNVRRIKAGVSIEDLAEDIARRGLLQNLNVRPVVDSDGKETGTFEVPAGGRRFRALELLAKKKRLARTVPVPCNVREADSDISAEEDSLAENVQRAALHPLDQFRAFQTFRDQGMSEEDIAARFFVSVNTVKQRLKLAAVSEKLLDLYAEDVMTLDQLMAFTVSTDHARQEQVWEAIEHSWSKEPYQIRRMLTENTVRTSDRRVRFVTIEAYEEAGGTVLRDLFQDDDGGWIEDVALLERLVGKKLTAEAETIAKEGWKWISVAADFPYGHTNGLRALTGTPVDLTDEERATREALREEFDRLEAEYAEADELPDEVDERLGEIEVALDAFEDRPKQYDPAEIGRAGAFVSIRHDGQLSVERGYVRPEDEVSEGDDAECDGDAAIEPGAVQRTVITVGGESEPQDEEDDAIKPLPERLVIELTAQRSLALRDALANNPSVAMTALIHKLVRDAFQHVSTPGCLEASVRQVYFPVQGDDLKDSAAAKIVDDRHESWKADLPLEDDEALWAKIDGLDDASRMALLAHCVSFGVNALYEKANPYGAGPTARGVQQRIHEADRLARAVGLDMVETGWRPTVDNYFGRVTKPRILEAVREAKGEETAQLIDHLKKSDMAKEAERLLADSGWLPEPLRLPVIDDGITSDAEGDDAEALPAFLSDEDDGDEEPVDEPQTVAAE, from the coding sequence ATGGCGACAGCAGCCAAGAAGATCACCCTCAGCGCCTCGCGCGACATCCCCTTCAACAAGCTCGTTCTCTCCCAGTCGAACGTCCGGCGCATCAAGGCCGGCGTCTCGATCGAGGACCTGGCCGAGGACATCGCCCGCCGTGGCCTCCTGCAGAACCTCAACGTCCGTCCGGTCGTGGATAGCGATGGCAAGGAGACCGGCACGTTCGAGGTTCCGGCCGGCGGCCGCCGCTTCCGGGCACTCGAACTCCTCGCCAAGAAGAAGCGATTGGCCCGGACCGTGCCGGTCCCCTGCAACGTGCGCGAGGCGGACAGCGACATCTCGGCCGAGGAAGATTCCCTTGCCGAAAACGTCCAGCGCGCAGCGCTGCATCCCCTCGACCAGTTCCGCGCCTTCCAGACATTCCGGGACCAGGGCATGAGTGAGGAAGACATCGCCGCGCGCTTCTTCGTCTCGGTCAACACCGTCAAGCAGCGTCTCAAGCTCGCTGCCGTGTCGGAAAAGCTCCTCGACCTTTATGCGGAGGACGTCATGACGCTCGATCAACTCATGGCGTTCACGGTTTCCACCGATCATGCTCGCCAGGAACAGGTCTGGGAGGCCATCGAGCATAGCTGGTCGAAGGAACCCTATCAGATCCGCCGCATGCTGACCGAGAACACCGTTCGGACCTCGGACCGGCGCGTGCGCTTCGTCACGATCGAAGCCTATGAAGAAGCCGGCGGCACCGTCCTGCGCGATCTCTTCCAGGACGACGACGGGGGCTGGATCGAGGATGTGGCTCTGCTCGAACGGCTGGTCGGAAAGAAGCTCACCGCCGAGGCGGAGACCATCGCCAAGGAGGGCTGGAAATGGATCTCGGTCGCAGCCGATTTCCCTTATGGCCATACCAACGGCTTGCGGGCGCTCACTGGCACGCCAGTCGATCTCACCGACGAAGAGCGGGCCACACGCGAAGCCCTCCGTGAGGAATTCGACCGTCTCGAAGCCGAATATGCCGAGGCCGACGAACTGCCAGACGAGGTGGATGAACGGCTCGGCGAGATCGAGGTGGCACTCGATGCCTTCGAGGATCGACCGAAGCAATACGATCCCGCCGAAATCGGCCGCGCCGGCGCCTTTGTCAGCATCCGCCACGATGGCCAGCTTTCCGTCGAGCGTGGCTATGTCCGCCCCGAGGACGAAGTGTCCGAGGGCGACGACGCGGAATGCGATGGCGATGCGGCAATCGAGCCCGGCGCCGTGCAGCGTACCGTCATTACCGTGGGTGGCGAATCCGAGCCGCAGGACGAGGAGGACGATGCGATCAAGCCGCTGCCCGAGCGGCTGGTGATCGAACTGACGGCGCAACGCTCTCTGGCTCTGCGTGATGCGCTGGCCAACAACCCCTCGGTCGCCATGACCGCGCTGATCCACAAGCTGGTGCGCGATGCCTTCCAGCACGTCTCGACACCGGGATGCCTGGAGGCGTCGGTCCGGCAGGTTTATTTCCCCGTCCAGGGTGATGACCTGAAAGACAGCGCGGCTGCCAAGATCGTCGACGACCGGCACGAGTCCTGGAAGGCCGATCTGCCCCTCGAAGATGACGAGGCACTCTGGGCGAAAATCGACGGTCTCGACGATGCCAGCCGCATGGCGCTTCTCGCCCATTGCGTCTCCTTCGGCGTCAACGCGCTCTACGAGAAGGCCAATCCCTATGGTGCAGGGCCGACAGCGCGCGGCGTTCAGCAGCGTATTCACGAAGCGGACCGGCTCGCCCGTGCCGTTGGGCTCGACATGGTGGAAACCGGATGGCGGCCGACGGTCGACAACTATTTTGGCCGGGTGACCAAGCCCCGCATTCTCGAAGCGGTGCGCGAAGCCAAGGGCGAGGAAACCGCACAGCTCATCGACCACCTGAAGAAGTCGGACATGGCCAAGGAGGCGGAACGGCTGCTCGCCGACAGCGGCTGGTTGCCCGAACCGCTGCGCCTGCCCGTCATCGACGATGGCATTACCTCGGATGCCGAAGGGGACGACGCAGAAGCTCTGCCGGCCTTCCTCTCCGACGAGGATGATGGCGACGAAGAGCCGGTCGACGAACCGCAAACCGTGGCTGCCGAATAG
- a CDS encoding DUF6117 family protein, translated as MSIPDHARANFQTLLRAAADGNLALLECADAETGAVRYVICAVGRDGGEFLFTPFGHLADGNPYEAYRPPEP; from the coding sequence ATGAGCATTCCCGACCATGCCCGCGCCAATTTCCAGACACTGTTACGCGCCGCCGCCGACGGCAATCTCGCCTTGCTCGAATGCGCCGACGCCGAGACCGGGGCGGTGCGCTATGTGATCTGCGCGGTCGGCCGAGATGGCGGCGAGTTCCTCTTCACGCCCTTCGGTCATCTCGCCGATGGCAATCCCTACGAGGCCTATCGGCCGCCCGAGCCATGA
- a CDS encoding zincin-like metallopeptidase domain-containing protein gives MSRQNRKAGARRDRTNLYSEITDKIIAELEAGRVPWVQPWGTLAAKAPLGLPKNASTDRQYSGINVLLLWGAVIERGFSGQSWLTFRQALSLGGNVRKGERGTTVVYADRFVPEDEKRRARETGEDAQAIPFLKRFTVFNTDQCENLPEDVATAAPHLPTGLIKPCVEALIAATGIDFRIGGNRAFYVPAHDYVQVPPPQAYFESINWHRTALHEMGHATGHPSRLGRDFSGSFGTKKYAFEELIAEINAAFCCASLGIAPTVRHADYIGSWLEVLREDNRAIVRAASQAGKAADWLLAFAPDNAESSSAETSCDRRVA, from the coding sequence ATGTCAAGACAGAACCGCAAAGCCGGCGCCCGGCGCGACCGGACCAATCTCTATTCCGAGATCACCGACAAGATCATCGCCGAGCTGGAGGCCGGCCGTGTGCCTTGGGTTCAGCCCTGGGGAACCTTGGCGGCGAAGGCGCCCCTTGGCCTTCCGAAGAACGCCTCCACCGATCGTCAGTATTCAGGCATCAATGTCCTGCTCCTCTGGGGCGCCGTTATCGAGCGCGGCTTTTCTGGCCAGAGCTGGCTGACCTTCCGCCAGGCGCTGTCGCTTGGCGGCAATGTCCGCAAGGGCGAGCGCGGCACCACCGTCGTCTATGCCGATCGCTTCGTGCCGGAGGACGAGAAACGCCGGGCGCGCGAGACCGGCGAGGACGCCCAGGCGATCCCGTTCCTGAAGCGCTTCACCGTCTTCAACACCGATCAGTGCGAGAATCTGCCCGAGGACGTGGCGACCGCGGCGCCGCACTTGCCGACAGGTCTGATCAAACCGTGCGTCGAGGCGCTGATCGCCGCGACGGGCATCGACTTCCGCATTGGCGGCAACCGGGCCTTCTACGTGCCGGCTCATGACTATGTGCAGGTGCCGCCGCCGCAGGCCTATTTTGAATCCATCAATTGGCACCGCACCGCGCTGCACGAGATGGGCCACGCGACAGGCCATCCCTCGCGTCTGGGGCGCGACTTCTCGGGTTCGTTCGGTACGAAGAAGTACGCCTTCGAGGAGCTCATCGCCGAGATAAACGCTGCGTTCTGCTGCGCTTCGCTCGGCATCGCGCCGACCGTCCGGCACGCCGACTATATCGGCTCCTGGCTCGAAGTGCTGCGCGAGGACAACCGCGCCATCGTTCGCGCCGCCAGCCAGGCTGGCAAGGCCGCCGACTGGCTTTTGGCCTTCGCGCCAGACAATGCGGAATCCAGTTCGGCAGAGACCTCCTGCGACAGGAGGGTGGCATGA